The nucleotide window GGCCGTGACGAGGGCGCTCTCCAGCAGGTGCTCGCAGTTGTACAGCGAGGCCTGTTCCTCGATTCGGTCGCGGTACGCGACGAGGAACTTGAACGCCTCCCCGTTCTCGTCCATCTCCGTCTGCATCAGTGGCTCCCAGTACTCCTCGCGGAGTCGGTCGGCGACGGCGCTGTAAGCGTCGTAGTTGTCGAGCCGCCCCTCGTTTGCCAACAGCTCGCGGACGTACAGCGTCTCCGCCATCAGCCCGTACTCCGTCTCGATAATCTGGTCGGCGACGCTCTCGGCGGTCGCCCGGGAGTCGGAGAAGACGAGTGTCTTCTCCGAGGGCGTGTCCCGGCTCATCTGCGTCAGCATGTACGAGAACAGCGTCGGCGTCGGCACTGTCACGTCCGTCAGATTCGGCGTCCGACCACAGCCCGGACAGGTGCCCGTCTCGACCCACCCCGTCACCGGGCGGAACGACGCTTCGCTGCGGCGGCCGGGAGACCCATCTTCGGTCTCGTCTGCCTCGACGTACACCTCGCGGCAGCGCTTACAGAACTGGATCTCCGGAAGCTCGCGGTTACACTCCGGACAACTGTCCTTCCGTGTTACTTGTTCGCAGTCCCGACACCAGTACACCTGTGCCGGCGGCTTCAGGAACGTGTGATACTTCTCCGTCACAATGCCGGCCAGCCGGCCGAACGCCATCACGGTCGACAACGCTCCAACGGGGTCGTCTGCCCCCTCGTCGACCGCTCGGCGCCGGAGTTCGTCGTACTCCAGAAACCCGACTTCGCCGGTCGTGCCTTCGTCGAACCACGCAGCGAATCTCGCCACCTCTGGGACGCGTTCTGTGACGAACGCCACCCAGCCGGAGTCCGTCCCGCTGGCTTCCAACACGGCCTCGCTGAGCCGGTTACGCCCTCGGCGCGTCCGGACCACGTCCGCCGCGTCCTCGAACCCCGGCTCCGTCAGCAGCTCGTCGAGCGTCTCGTCGACCGGATCACGCAGCCATGGCCCCGCCGCGGATCCGAGACTGAGCGTGTCGCCGGGGCTCAGGAGTCGAACCTCGCGGAGCGTCTCGATTGCTCCGTCGAGTTCGAACCGCTCGCGAGCGGTCTCGACGCTCACGTCGCCGGCCCGCGCCAGCGCGAGCACCTCCGTGATGTCGTCGACGCTGCAGTTGGCGAACCGACCGAAGTCCGGCTCGTCTGTTACTCCGAAAGAGCGCCCGGTGAAGGTCACAGCGTCGATGTCCTCTGGCTGTCCACCCGTGAGTCCCGCTGCGAGCTCTCGTGGGTTGTCGACGGTCGCTGACACCATCGTCACCTGTGGGTCACGGTCGGCGTAGAACTCCTTCAGTCGTCGAGCGAGCAACGAGATTGCTGCACCCTGAATTCCACTCCAGACGTGGGCCTCGTCGAACACGATGTGTTTCACCGGGTTCGCGCCCGGCTCGTGGCCGAGTATCGACCGCGTGTCCGGATTGTCGGAGACGAACATGTAGTCTAACGCCTCCGGGTTCGTCAGGAGAATATCGACACCCTGTCTGATCGACTCTCGTGTCACTCGGAGCCACGGATACTGGTGGCTGTCCGTCCCGACACCGATGTCGTCGAAAATCTTCAGCTTCGTGTCCTCCTGGCGAGGGCACTCCAGCCCGCGAACGAACGAGCCGTTCTCGATCTCGTAGTCCCGGGTGCCGACTCGTTGCGGGGTGTCGGAGTCCCAGATTCCGACTGTGATCCGATCACCCGGGTCGCGGTAACGGTTGATCTGGTCGAGGTACGCGACGAACCGGTTGAGCTGGTCGACACCCAACGTCTTCATGGGGTACAAGATGATAGACTTCAGCCCCGGTTCGTCCGTCTCCAGACAGTGCTGGAGAATCGGGAGGAAGAACGACTCTGTCTTCCCGGTCGCGGTCGGTACCGCGAGAACATTGTCGTTGTCCGACCTCGCAATATTCTCCATCGTCTCTGCTTGGTGACGGTAGAACTGTCCTTCCTCGCCACCGAACAGCTCCTGACGCACGGCGTCGACGACCGCCTCGTCGTACTCCAGTTCCGACAGCAGTTCACTGCCGGATCGGTCGTCGAACGCTGGCGCCTCGACGTACTCCACGTACGGTCCCTTCTGTTCGATTAGCTCGTTCTCGACGAACTCTCGAGCGTTCTCGACATCCGGCACGTCGACCAGTTCCGTAACGTTCCGGTTCCACCAGGTGATCTCTGCGGCCCGGTCGACGGCGTTCCCGAGGGTCTCCTGTGGATCTGTCATTCTCGTTCGAGTCGCGGCGCCCAACCGCGGGCACCGTCGTCTGTGATCCTCGTTAGTTCTCGGCACGTAAGAAACCCACCGGACGACGAACACTCTCGGACGACCTCCGTGTCTGACAGTCCGACGCCTATCGACGACACTCGGTCACGCCTGCTCGTCGAGGTACGCCCGGAGCTGCTCGATGTTCGAGTTCCGGAAGTACTCCGACAGCTGGAGTGCCTCCGGCTCACGGGGGAACACCTCGCCACGCCCGTGGCTCTCGAACGCGTCGACGACGACTTGGCGGTACGTCTTGCTCGTCACGTACGCGAGAATCTGGTCGTAGGCGCTCCCGTGTTCCTGCAAGAACTCCACGAGTCGGTCGGTCACCCGTCGAATCTGTCGTTCGTCCTCCTTCGCCAGGACGTACTCGTAGCTCAACACTGACTCCTCTTCCTCGTACTCCTCGGGCACGGGACCGTACATCCCCGAGACGGACACTTTGTGCACTCGGTCGGTCCGGTCACCGAGCTTGTCCCACAACACCCGGTGAGTCCGAGACTCCGAGTACGGTTTCGCCTGACTGCACGGGAGGATCAACAACACGTCTTCGTCCGGAGGGGTGAACGACTGTCGTCGGAGGTCGAAGCTCTCTGGACCGTACTTCAGTGATACGCTCCGCGCCTCGTCGGTCTCCTCGATTCCACCGCTCCACCGTGAGAGCTTCGTCTGATCGCTCGTGATCGCCGGACCAGGGAGGTGGTCGTGAGCCCCACGCTCTCGTACCGCCGCCCGAAGGTGTTTGTCACGCCGCTGTGCGTACCGAAGCCCCTTCGCAATCTCTTCGTGATCACGGGCGAAGTCGATCAGGTACGACAGCAGTTCTCCTTCACGGATGCGTTCGCGGACTCGCGCCATCTCGTCGTTGTACACCTCGAAGTTGTGACGCGCCAGCAGCGCGTAGTAGTAGCTCTTCAGCTTCTCGTCCGACTCGTCGCTCCGCCGTCGTTGCATCTCCTCGTAGCCGTAGTCGTCGTTGATGCCCTCGACGAGGTCCTGGTAGTCGAATCCATCTGAACCGTACAGCGGGCTGTGATCCATCTCTCCCGGGAAGGATCCGTCCTCTCCGACGACTGCTTCGAGATCGTCGAGCGTGTACCGCTCCCATGTCTCCGGGTGGATGAACTTCCGGTACTGTGCGGCCTGGACGTGTGTCGAACAGTCGAAGGAGTCGACACCCAGTAGTGACAGCAGCGAGACCTGCTTACCCCCGATTCCAAACACATGGAGGCCGATTTCGTCTCGCCGACCGTTCGGAATCGCGTCTTTGGCCCCCTGGACGATGTCGACGAGCACCTCCGTGCTACTCCGGAGTGGGACCAGAGAGCCGACCGCGAACCCTTCGAACGACCGCGAGACGGACTCCTCTTCGATTCGTTCGAGGAAGTTCCCGACGTACCAGTTGATAGTCTCGTAGTCGTGACCGTGGAGTGCGACGTAGACGCCCGGATCCTCACCTGCGTCGATTCGCTGTTGCAGCCGCTCGGCCGCGCGGTCGTTCTTGTCGAACGCCTCGGCGAGCCGTTCCGGTTGCTCCAGTAGCTCCAGGCACTCGACAGCACTCTCGATGCT belongs to Halobaculum sp. MBLA0143 and includes:
- a CDS encoding DUF5591 domain-containing protein produces the protein MPSFRSVVDDDDAFGRTGELDIPHGPVETPALFPVINLIGGTTKKSGGIWSRIRDELLTSNRLQGVMFQAMSFTEYGVTPENLEWWREQSFHERFEELDVPVFVDSGGFKLMNSDTFGEAPSEGGVENEWGLYTDPQSILGLQVDFGGDLLATLDYPIPPKLNDAEQVERMRDSIESAVECLELLEQPERLAEAFDKNDRAAERLQQRIDAGEDPGVYVALHGHDYETINWYVGNFLERIEEESVSRSFEGFAVGSLVPLRSSTEVLVDIVQGAKDAIPNGRRDEIGLHVFGIGGKQVSLLSLLGVDSFDCSTHVQAAQYRKFIHPETWERYTLDDLEAVVGEDGSFPGEMDHSPLYGSDGFDYQDLVEGINDDYGYEEMQRRRSDESDEKLKSYYYALLARHNFEVYNDEMARVRERIREGELLSYLIDFARDHEEIAKGLRYAQRRDKHLRAAVRERGAHDHLPGPAITSDQTKLSRWSGGIEETDEARSVSLKYGPESFDLRRQSFTPPDEDVLLILPCSQAKPYSESRTHRVLWDKLGDRTDRVHKVSVSGMYGPVPEEYEEEESVLSYEYVLAKEDERQIRRVTDRLVEFLQEHGSAYDQILAYVTSKTYRQVVVDAFESHGRGEVFPREPEALQLSEYFRNSNIEQLRAYLDEQA